Proteins encoded within one genomic window of Acomys russatus chromosome 5, mAcoRus1.1, whole genome shotgun sequence:
- the Insl6 gene encoding insulin-like peptide INSL6 has protein sequence MKLLCCFCLLWLVLLPPALSSIDEDRVKRRKLCGRYLLLEIIRICGTGDWSQFKMSKQTPMMHLAPQSSQNVKTFSPDRIPSLAWGRFKNPAHAGASQEKAINTWEAQSQPDYQFEKANLLPKAEFSSHDMSAYGERAKLQKKRTNKINAFEGDHPQRVPRGFADKCCQIGCTKPELAVACIP, from the exons ATGAAGCTCCTGTGCTGTTTTTGTCTGTTGTGGCTTGTACTCCTACCGCCTGCTCTCTCCTCCATAGATGAAGACAGAGTCAAACGCAGGAAGCTGTGCGGCAGGTACCTGCTGTTAGAAATTATAAGAATCTGTGGCACGGGTGACTGGAGCCAGTTCAAGATGAGCAAGCAAACTCCTATGATGCACTTGGCTCCCCAATCCTCACAAAATGTCAAAACCTTCAGCCCTGACCGGATCCCATCTTTGGCCTGGGGAAGATTCAAAAACCCAG CCCATGCAGGTGCCTCTCAGGAGAAAGCAATAAACACTTGGGAAGCTCAATCCCAGCCTGACTATCAGTTTGAGAAGGCCAACTTGCTTCCTAAGGCAGAGTTTTCATCCCACGATATGAGTGCCTATGGTGAACGTGCAAAACTTCAGAAGAAACGCACAAACAAAATCAATGCCTTCGAGGGAGATCATCCCCAAAGGGTACCTAGAGGTTTTGCAGATAAATGCTGTCAGATAGGATGTACGAAACCGGAGCTGGCTGTTGCGTGTATCCCGTAA